The Streptomyces sp. P9-A4 genome contains a region encoding:
- a CDS encoding Lrp/AsnC family transcriptional regulator, translating into MTSEYTPDATDWRILEALQSEGRASFADLARTVSMSPSAVTERVRRLEDAGVIAGYTAIVDQDRLGLPILSFVRLRYPHGNYKPFHDLIDTTPEVLEAHHVTGDDCFVLKVAARSMRHLEEITGKIATLGAVTTSVVYSSPLPRRSLSR; encoded by the coding sequence ATGACCAGCGAGTACACCCCCGACGCCACCGACTGGCGCATCCTCGAAGCCCTCCAGTCCGAGGGCCGCGCCAGCTTCGCCGACCTGGCCCGCACGGTGTCGATGTCACCGTCCGCCGTGACCGAGCGGGTGCGGCGCCTCGAAGACGCCGGGGTGATCGCCGGATACACGGCGATCGTCGACCAGGACCGGCTGGGGCTGCCGATCCTCTCCTTCGTACGGCTCCGCTATCCACACGGCAACTACAAGCCGTTCCACGACCTGATCGACACCACGCCCGAGGTCCTGGAGGCACACCACGTCACCGGCGACGACTGCTTCGTGCTGAAGGTCGCGGCGCGCTCGATGAGGCACCTGGAGGAGATCACGGGGAAGATCGCCACGCTGGGCGCGGTGACGACCAGCGTGGTCTACTCGTCGCCGCTGCCCCGGCGGTCGCTGAGCCGCTGA
- a CDS encoding SMC family ATPase, which yields MRLHRLEITAFGPFGGTQTVDFDALSSAGLFLLHGPTGAGKTSVLDAVCFALYGSVPGVRQTPGASLRSDHAPVGTTTEVVLELTVGDRRLEITRRPAQQRPKKRGGGFTTEKAQTWLRAYDPATRAWTGLSRSHQEVGEEITQLVGMSRDQFCQVVLLPQGDFARFLRADAEARGRLLGRLFDTRRFAAVEERLAELRRSTQQQVEDGDERLLALAHRMGQAAGGLGIARTSVEGRPGDPGLADAVLSWAAVARTEAREALDIARVRLDAAEACQGAARAALDAENDLAARQARHADAVCRQERLTAHAPERDHLQTALDRSLRADRVAPALGMRQEADHAHAAAHSARDRARALLHPELAEAGAEQLTALEHRLREELGGLESARRAERRAAVIAEERAHLTREARADDAALQDAAHWLAGWEQRRTALGERVEAARDAAARAEHLAGRLEPARRRLAAARRRDTLARDTRSAEARLAEAREQRNAAHENWLDVKSRRLEGIAAELAVTLAPGDPCQVCGSTAHPAPARTTADHVDRAAEETAYAVYARADETRTAAESELAVFRESWATARAEVLAGGPAEEGGTGSTAEPGVDELAREVEELSSRHAEAHALAAQTHSAREALARAEREYEGRVAAQREAERRVAARTSRREALDGETAALEEEIARGRGAFASAAEHATRLERRIALLIDATGAVRDAELAAQRLKEADDRLADAAYRAGFATPAEAAAALLGEGERRDHQRRVDAWQAEAAAVADRLAEPGTAAAAALPPADPGAAAAAHTAAERALREADSVLSGARERVTGLGGLSRQAVTEVRRLGPLREEYDRVARLAALTAGTSAENERRMRLESYVLAARLEQVAAAATARLQRMSAGRYTLVHSDARAGGKRAGLGLHVVDAWTGNERDTATLSGGETFFASLALALGLADVVTEEAGGIRLDTLFIDEGFGSLDEQTLDEVLDVLDSLRERDRSVGIVSHVGDLRRRIPAQLEVVKGRQGSAVRPRTGGADLGG from the coding sequence GTGAGGCTGCACCGCCTGGAGATCACCGCGTTCGGCCCCTTCGGCGGCACGCAGACCGTGGACTTCGACGCACTGTCCTCCGCCGGGCTGTTCCTGCTCCACGGGCCGACCGGCGCCGGCAAGACCTCCGTCCTGGACGCCGTCTGCTTCGCCCTGTACGGAAGCGTGCCCGGCGTCCGCCAGACCCCCGGCGCGTCCCTGCGCAGCGACCACGCGCCCGTCGGCACGACCACCGAGGTCGTCCTCGAACTGACCGTGGGGGACCGGCGCCTGGAGATCACCCGGCGCCCGGCCCAGCAGCGCCCCAAGAAGCGCGGCGGCGGCTTCACCACGGAGAAGGCCCAGACCTGGCTGCGCGCGTACGACCCCGCCACGCGCGCGTGGACCGGCCTCAGCCGCTCCCACCAGGAGGTGGGCGAGGAGATCACCCAGCTCGTCGGCATGAGCCGCGACCAGTTCTGTCAGGTCGTCCTCCTCCCGCAGGGCGACTTCGCACGCTTTCTGCGCGCCGACGCCGAGGCCCGGGGCCGCCTCCTCGGCCGCCTCTTCGACACCCGGCGCTTCGCCGCCGTCGAGGAGCGCCTCGCCGAACTGAGGCGCTCCACCCAGCAGCAGGTCGAGGACGGGGACGAGCGGCTGCTCGCCCTCGCCCACCGCATGGGCCAGGCGGCCGGCGGCCTCGGCATCGCCCGTACGTCCGTGGAGGGGCGACCCGGTGACCCCGGGCTCGCCGACGCGGTCCTCAGCTGGGCCGCCGTCGCCCGTACGGAGGCCCGCGAGGCCCTGGACATCGCGCGCGTGCGGCTCGACGCGGCCGAGGCCTGCCAGGGCGCGGCGCGCGCCGCGCTCGACGCCGAGAACGACCTCGCCGCCCGCCAGGCACGGCACGCCGACGCCGTCTGCCGTCAGGAACGGCTCACCGCCCACGCCCCGGAGCGCGACCACCTCCAAACCGCCCTCGACCGCAGCCTCAGGGCGGACCGGGTGGCCCCCGCGCTGGGAATGCGCCAGGAGGCCGACCACGCGCACGCCGCCGCGCACTCCGCCCGGGACCGCGCCCGCGCCCTGCTGCACCCCGAACTGGCCGAGGCCGGGGCCGAGCAGCTGACCGCCCTCGAACACCGGCTGCGCGAGGAGCTCGGCGGGCTCGAATCGGCGCGCCGCGCCGAGCGCCGCGCCGCCGTGATCGCCGAGGAGCGCGCCCACCTCACGCGCGAGGCGCGCGCCGACGACGCCGCCCTCCAGGACGCGGCCCACTGGCTCGCGGGCTGGGAGCAGCGCCGCACCGCGCTCGGCGAGCGGGTCGAGGCCGCGCGGGACGCCGCCGCCCGCGCCGAGCACCTCGCGGGCCGCCTGGAGCCCGCCCGGCGCAGGCTCGCCGCCGCCCGCCGCCGGGACACCCTCGCGAGGGACACGCGGTCCGCCGAGGCGCGCCTCGCGGAGGCCCGCGAGCAGCGGAACGCCGCCCACGAGAACTGGCTGGACGTCAAGTCCCGCCGTCTGGAGGGCATCGCCGCCGAACTGGCGGTCACCCTCGCCCCGGGCGACCCCTGTCAGGTCTGCGGCTCCACCGCCCACCCGGCTCCCGCCCGCACCACCGCCGACCACGTCGACCGCGCCGCCGAGGAGACTGCCTACGCGGTCTACGCCCGCGCCGACGAGACCCGTACGGCCGCCGAGAGTGAACTCGCCGTCTTCCGCGAGTCCTGGGCCACGGCGCGCGCCGAGGTACTGGCGGGCGGCCCGGCCGAGGAGGGTGGCACGGGCTCGACCGCCGAACCCGGTGTCGACGAACTCGCCCGAGAGGTCGAGGAACTGAGCAGCCGTCATGCCGAGGCGCACGCGCTCGCCGCGCAGACCCACAGCGCGCGGGAGGCGCTCGCACGCGCCGAGCGGGAGTACGAGGGACGGGTCGCCGCGCAGCGGGAGGCCGAACGCCGGGTCGCCGCCCGTACCTCACGGCGCGAGGCCCTCGACGGTGAGACGGCCGCCCTTGAGGAGGAAATCGCCCGGGGACGCGGGGCGTTCGCCAGCGCCGCCGAGCACGCCACCCGGCTGGAACGGCGGATCGCCCTCCTGATCGACGCCACCGGAGCCGTACGCGACGCCGAACTCGCCGCCCAGCGCCTCAAGGAGGCCGACGACCGGCTCGCCGACGCCGCCTACCGCGCGGGGTTCGCCACCCCGGCCGAGGCCGCCGCCGCCCTCCTGGGCGAGGGCGAGCGCCGCGACCACCAGCGGCGCGTGGACGCCTGGCAGGCCGAGGCGGCGGCGGTCGCCGACCGGCTCGCCGAGCCCGGCACCGCGGCCGCCGCCGCCCTGCCGCCCGCCGACCCCGGGGCCGCCGCTGCCGCCCACACCGCGGCCGAACGCGCGCTCCGCGAGGCCGACTCCGTGCTGTCCGGCGCGCGCGAACGCGTCACCGGCCTCGGCGGTCTCTCCCGGCAGGCGGTGACCGAGGTCCGCCGCCTCGGGCCGCTGCGCGAGGAGTACGACCGGGTCGCCCGGCTCGCCGCCCTCACCGCGGGCACCTCCGCCGAGAACGAGCGCCGGATGCGCCTGGAGTCGTATGTCCTGGCGGCCCGTCTCGAACAGGTCGCCGCCGCCGCGACCGCCCGCCTCCAGCGGATGTCCGCGGGCCGTTACACCCTGGTCCACTCCGACGCGCGCGCGGGCGGCAAGCGGGCCGGTCTCGGTCTGCACGTCGTCGACGCCTGGACCGGCAACGAACGCGACACCGCGACCCTCTCCGGCGGCGAGACCTTCTTCGCCTCGCTCGCCCTCGCCCTCGGCCTCGCCGACGTGGTCACCGAGGAGGCCGGCGGCATTCGGCTCGACACCCTCTTCATCGACGAGGGCTTCGGAAGCCTCGACGAGCAGACCCTCGACGAGGTCCTCGACGTCCTGGACTCGCTGCGCGAGCGCGACCGCAGCGTCGGCATCGTCAGCCACGTCGGGGACCTGCGCCGCCGCATCCCGGCCCAGCTGGAGGTCGTCAAGGGACGGCAGGGCTCGGCGGTACGGCCGCGGACCGGCGGCGCGGACCTCGGGGGCTGA
- a CDS encoding exonuclease SbcCD subunit D has product MRLLHTSDWHLGRSFHRVGLLDAQAAFLDHLVATVHEHEVDAVLVAGDVYDRAVPPLPAVGLFDTALHRLAEAGVPTVMISGNHDSARRLGVGAGLIGRAGIHLRTDPAGIGTPVVLTDAHGDVAVYGLPYLEPALVREQLGAAKAGHEAVLAAAMDRVRADLAARPPGTRSVVLAHAFVAGGAASDSERDITVGGVAAVPTGVFDGVDYVALGHLHGSQTLTPRVRYSGSPLAYSFSETDHRKTMWLIDLGPNDGPDAPDGAVTRALIGAERLDCPVPRPLARIRGHLDDLLADPALAPHEDSWVEATLTDPVRPAEPMARLAERFPHTLHLVFDPERTEDTPGASYASRLRDRTDQQIAEDFVAHVRGGASLDGAERAVLYGAFDDVRVDTAEREGDR; this is encoded by the coding sequence GTGAGGCTCCTGCACACCTCGGACTGGCACCTCGGCCGGTCCTTCCACCGGGTCGGCCTCCTCGACGCCCAGGCCGCCTTCCTCGACCACCTCGTGGCCACCGTCCACGAGCACGAGGTCGACGCCGTGCTCGTCGCCGGCGACGTCTACGACCGGGCCGTGCCCCCGCTGCCCGCCGTCGGACTCTTCGACACCGCGCTCCACCGCCTCGCCGAGGCCGGTGTGCCCACCGTCATGATCTCCGGCAACCACGACTCCGCCCGCCGCCTCGGCGTCGGCGCCGGACTCATCGGACGGGCCGGGATCCACCTCCGTACCGACCCGGCCGGCATCGGCACCCCCGTCGTCCTCACCGACGCGCACGGCGACGTCGCCGTCTACGGCCTGCCCTACCTCGAACCGGCCCTCGTGCGCGAGCAGCTCGGCGCAGCGAAGGCCGGTCACGAGGCCGTGCTCGCCGCCGCCATGGACCGGGTCCGCGCCGACCTCGCCGCCCGGCCCCCGGGCACCCGCTCCGTCGTCCTCGCCCATGCCTTCGTGGCCGGCGGCGCGGCCAGCGACAGCGAGCGGGACATCACCGTCGGCGGGGTCGCCGCCGTCCCCACCGGTGTCTTCGACGGCGTCGACTACGTCGCGCTCGGCCATCTGCACGGCAGCCAGACGCTCACCCCGCGCGTGCGCTACTCCGGCTCCCCGCTCGCGTACTCCTTCTCCGAGACCGACCACCGCAAGACCATGTGGCTCATCGACCTCGGCCCGAACGACGGCCCCGATGCCCCCGACGGTGCCGTCACACGCGCGCTCATCGGTGCCGAACGCCTCGACTGCCCCGTCCCGCGCCCCCTCGCCCGGATCAGGGGCCACCTCGACGACCTCCTCGCCGACCCGGCGCTCGCCCCCCACGAGGACTCCTGGGTGGAGGCCACCCTCACCGACCCCGTACGCCCCGCCGAGCCGATGGCCCGGCTCGCCGAGCGCTTCCCGCACACCCTGCACCTGGTCTTCGATCCGGAACGCACCGAAGACACCCCCGGCGCCTCCTACGCCTCCCGGCTCCGGGACCGCACCGACCAGCAGATCGCGGAGGACTTCGTCGCCCATGTGCGCGGCGGTGCGAGCCTCGACGGCGCCGAACGGGCGGTGCTGTACGGCGCCTTCGACGACGTACGGGTCGACACGGCCGAGCGCGAGGGGGACCGGTGA
- a CDS encoding YigZ family protein codes for MQEQYRTPAREGVHETEINRSRFLCALAPVADEREAQEFVARVRKEHPTATHNCFAYVLGADASVQKASDDGEPGGTAGVPMLQMLLRREMRYVVAVVTRYYGGVKLGAGGLIRAYGGVVGEAIDALGTVTRQRFRLATVTVDHQRAGKLENDLRATGRAVRDVRYAEEVTIEIGLPDADVPAFRAWLADATAGAASLELGGEAYGDA; via the coding sequence ATGCAGGAGCAGTACCGGACACCGGCCCGTGAGGGCGTGCACGAGACCGAGATCAACCGCTCGCGCTTCCTCTGCGCGCTCGCGCCCGTCGCCGACGAGCGGGAGGCGCAGGAGTTCGTCGCGCGCGTCCGCAAGGAGCACCCGACCGCCACCCACAACTGCTTCGCGTACGTCCTCGGCGCCGACGCCTCCGTCCAGAAGGCGAGCGACGACGGGGAGCCCGGCGGCACGGCGGGCGTCCCCATGCTCCAGATGCTCCTGCGCCGCGAGATGCGGTACGTCGTGGCCGTCGTCACCCGGTACTACGGCGGTGTGAAACTCGGCGCGGGCGGCCTCATCCGCGCCTACGGCGGTGTCGTCGGCGAGGCCATCGACGCGCTCGGCACGGTGACCCGGCAGCGCTTCCGGCTCGCCACCGTCACCGTCGACCACCAGCGCGCGGGCAAGTTGGAGAACGACCTCCGGGCGACGGGGCGGGCCGTCCGTGACGTGCGGTACGCCGAGGAGGTCACGATCGAGATCGGCCTCCCGGACGCCGACGTCCCCGCCTTCCGGGCCTGGCTCGCGGACGCCACCGCGGGAGCGGCGTCGCTCGAACTCGGCGGCGAGGCGTACGGGGACGCGTGA
- a CDS encoding PucR family transcriptional regulator — protein MTHSSAAPGEPAATRPDDGPMQRATARSGGPPAPTTRAGARSGGSHTPLGGLGGSGALRRSLATAILADIDRLTDRAVADIHAHSGTYASGAPVTRDDLWAICRDNLLRALEDFGGLEATGGDFEWAARETGRRRAEQGVPLDTVLQAYRRGGRILWQVMAEHLRVRAGRGSDSRDIELDMAGGVWETIDRYSVAMADAYRLAQLELQSRQDTRRVALFEALLDGRADDPAVASAAAAALGVPASDRYVVVVAAQDPAAPPHPAPVLEAQGMWSFWRPRSGRYAGIVRLPRRDAPAGRSSAVGPGGVSDPADPATRALLAALRERTGATAGVSPEFERLSQAGRALRLAEQTLRTLPAGGGEVAVFDDRLAQVLLSGRTDIAERIVTVHLGPVLSTGGERAALLTTLRAWLDHGCSASRAAEQLYCHRNTVLNRIGRVAELTGRSSESGEARLGWALALRALPYAGLGTPPEPAAGENEADGT, from the coding sequence ATGACGCACAGCTCGGCCGCACCGGGAGAGCCCGCGGCGACCCGCCCGGACGACGGCCCCATGCAGCGAGCTACGGCGCGCTCCGGTGGTCCCCCCGCACCCACGACACGCGCGGGCGCGCGCTCCGGCGGAAGCCACACCCCCCTCGGCGGTCTCGGTGGCTCCGGCGCACTCCGGCGCTCCCTCGCCACCGCGATCCTCGCCGACATCGACCGGCTCACGGACCGCGCCGTCGCCGACATCCACGCCCACTCCGGTACGTACGCCTCCGGGGCCCCCGTCACCCGCGACGACCTGTGGGCGATCTGCCGCGACAACCTCCTGCGCGCCCTCGAGGACTTCGGCGGCCTCGAAGCGACCGGCGGCGACTTCGAGTGGGCGGCCCGAGAGACCGGCCGCCGCCGTGCCGAGCAGGGCGTACCCCTCGACACCGTCCTCCAGGCCTACCGGCGCGGCGGCCGGATCCTCTGGCAGGTCATGGCCGAGCACCTGCGTGTCCGCGCGGGGCGCGGGTCCGACAGCCGGGACATCGAGCTGGACATGGCCGGCGGCGTCTGGGAGACCATCGACCGCTACTCCGTCGCGATGGCCGACGCGTACCGGCTCGCCCAACTGGAACTCCAGAGCCGCCAGGACACCCGGCGCGTCGCCCTCTTCGAAGCGCTGCTCGACGGCCGCGCCGACGACCCGGCCGTCGCCTCGGCCGCCGCTGCCGCGCTCGGCGTCCCCGCGTCCGACCGGTACGTCGTCGTGGTCGCCGCCCAGGACCCGGCCGCACCGCCGCACCCCGCGCCCGTCCTGGAGGCACAGGGCATGTGGTCCTTCTGGCGCCCGCGCTCCGGTCGGTACGCCGGCATCGTGCGGCTGCCCCGCCGCGACGCGCCCGCCGGCCGTTCGTCGGCGGTCGGACCCGGCGGGGTTTCTGACCCGGCGGACCCGGCCACGCGCGCGTTGCTCGCCGCGCTGCGCGAGCGGACCGGGGCCACCGCCGGGGTCTCCCCGGAGTTCGAGCGCCTCTCCCAAGCCGGGCGCGCCCTGCGGCTCGCCGAACAGACCCTCCGTACCCTCCCGGCCGGCGGCGGCGAGGTCGCCGTCTTCGACGACCGGCTCGCCCAGGTGCTGCTGAGCGGCCGCACCGACATCGCCGAACGGATCGTCACCGTCCACCTCGGTCCGGTGCTCTCGACCGGCGGCGAGCGGGCGGCACTCCTCACCACGCTCCGGGCCTGGCTCGACCACGGCTGTTCGGCCTCCCGCGCCGCCGAGCAGCTGTACTGCCACCGCAACACCGTGCTCAACCGCATCGGCCGCGTCGCCGAGCTCACCGGCCGCTCCAGCGAGTCCGGCGAGGCCCGCCTCGGCTGGGCGCTGGCGCTGCGCGCCCTGCCGTACGCAGGGCTCGGGACCCCACCCGAACCGGCGGCCGGAGAGAACGAGGCCGACGGAACGTAG
- a CDS encoding long-chain-fatty-acid--CoA ligase, giving the protein MSLSVAGVLGESARHFPDRIAVVEGATRLTYGELWTEALRCAAGLREAGVRPGDRLAVLLPNTTEFLRVYYGALAAGATVVPVHALLVAEEVRYVLEHSGAVGIVSGGPLWAVADEAARATGVRAFQGAPSAAEPLAAPEPAKPSDPAVILYTSGTTGRPKGALLTHLNIVMNAAVTSQDLLGLGAGDVVLGCLPLFHSYGQTCAMNGTLRQGATLVLMPRFSGPAALRVLADEGVTVFMGVPTMYHALVEAAAGSELRPEALRAAVSGGAALPVAVLERFEETFRTQVLEGYGLTETSPVATFNQPHLGRRPGTVGHPVWGVEVGIADAAVDRKTVLLADGEVGEVVVRGHNVFAGYLNDPEATAAAVVDGWFRTGDLGVRDEDGFLRIVDRKKDLVIRGGFNIYPREVEEVLVRHPSVSEVAVIGVPDEAKGEEVCAVVVRREGAAPLSEEELVNWSRERLGRHKYPRIVRFVEELPLGPTGKVLKRALVGNA; this is encoded by the coding sequence ATGTCACTGAGCGTCGCCGGCGTGCTGGGCGAGTCCGCCCGCCACTTCCCGGACCGGATCGCGGTCGTCGAGGGGGCGACCCGGCTCACCTACGGGGAGCTGTGGACGGAGGCGCTGCGGTGCGCGGCCGGGCTGCGCGAGGCCGGGGTGCGGCCGGGCGACCGGCTGGCGGTGCTGCTGCCGAACACGACGGAGTTCCTCCGCGTGTACTACGGGGCGCTCGCCGCCGGCGCGACCGTGGTGCCGGTGCACGCGCTGCTCGTCGCGGAGGAGGTGCGGTACGTCCTTGAGCACAGCGGCGCGGTGGGGATCGTGAGTGGCGGCCCGCTCTGGGCGGTGGCGGACGAGGCGGCGCGGGCCACCGGGGTGCGCGCGTTCCAGGGCGCGCCGTCGGCGGCGGAGCCGCTGGCCGCGCCGGAGCCGGCGAAGCCCTCGGACCCGGCGGTGATCCTGTACACGAGCGGCACCACGGGCCGTCCGAAGGGGGCACTGCTCACCCATCTCAACATCGTCATGAACGCGGCCGTGACCTCGCAGGACCTCCTCGGTCTCGGCGCCGGGGACGTGGTCCTCGGCTGTCTGCCGCTCTTCCACAGCTACGGCCAGACCTGCGCCATGAACGGGACGCTCCGCCAGGGCGCGACGCTGGTGCTCATGCCCCGGTTCAGCGGCCCGGCCGCGCTGCGTGTGCTGGCCGACGAGGGCGTGACGGTCTTCATGGGTGTGCCGACGATGTACCACGCGCTGGTGGAGGCGGCGGCCGGTTCCGAGCTGCGTCCCGAGGCCCTGCGCGCCGCCGTCTCGGGCGGTGCGGCGCTGCCGGTCGCCGTCCTCGAACGCTTCGAGGAGACCTTCCGCACCCAGGTCCTCGAGGGGTACGGCCTGACGGAGACCTCGCCGGTCGCCACCTTCAACCAGCCGCATCTGGGCCGGCGTCCGGGCACCGTCGGGCACCCGGTGTGGGGCGTCGAGGTGGGCATCGCGGACGCGGCCGTCGACCGGAAGACCGTGCTGCTCGCGGACGGGGAGGTCGGGGAGGTCGTGGTGCGCGGGCACAACGTCTTCGCCGGGTACCTGAACGACCCGGAGGCGACGGCGGCGGCGGTCGTGGACGGCTGGTTCCGTACGGGTGACCTGGGCGTACGCGACGAAGACGGCTTCCTGCGGATCGTCGACCGCAAGAAGGACCTGGTCATCCGGGGCGGCTTCAACATCTACCCGCGCGAGGTCGAGGAGGTGCTCGTACGCCACCCTTCGGTCTCGGAGGTCGCGGTGATCGGCGTCCCCGACGAGGCGAAGGGCGAGGAGGTGTGCGCGGTGGTGGTACGCAGGGAAGGCGCGGCCCCGCTGTCCGAGGAGGAGCTCGTGAACTGGTCGCGGGAGCGCCTCGGGCGCCACAAGTACCCCCGGATCGTGCGCTTCGTCGAGGAACTGCCGCTGGGCCCGACGGGCAAGGTCCTGAAGCGCGCGCTGGTGGGGAACGCATAG
- a CDS encoding carboxylesterase/lipase family protein, whose product MSESGGLGPEVRTRDGALRGSLKDGVAAFLGVPYAQAPVGPLRFRAPEPAEAWDGIREATAFGPTAPKRPYAPPLDALLPDPEVAGEACLNLNVWAPWPRAGGAEPGAGRERGDLASPRRAVMVWIHGGSLVHGSSAVPVYDGTAFARDGVVLVSVNYRLGLEGFGVFPDAPANLGLRDQIAALGWVRDNIGAFGGDPERVTVFGESAGAISIAALLASPLAEGLFRRAVVQSGAPMALPLAEARRTTEAVAARLKVPATAEAFARVDRDRLLAAQTEVTGKGSPLSGGKSFQIAVDGEVVPRDPARALAGGASADVDLLMGTTTEEYRLWFVPSGVTDRVGPWVQRLLLWKAKVPSGTARVYRAGRPLEKPGEVLGALATDKLLRIPLNRLADARLRSGAPGGTYLYEFGWRSPVLDLGACHALELGFVFDTLGLPETRALTGPDAPGELASAMHAAWVAFASTGDPGWRGWDAARPVMTFGPGLPSLVEGPREAERLAWEV is encoded by the coding sequence ATGTCGGAGAGCGGTGGGCTCGGTCCTGAGGTCCGGACACGGGACGGGGCCCTGCGGGGCTCCCTGAAGGACGGAGTGGCCGCCTTCCTCGGTGTGCCGTACGCGCAGGCGCCCGTGGGCCCGCTGCGGTTCCGGGCGCCGGAACCGGCCGAAGCGTGGGACGGGATCCGGGAGGCCACCGCCTTCGGCCCGACGGCGCCGAAGCGCCCGTACGCCCCGCCGCTCGACGCCCTCCTGCCGGATCCGGAGGTCGCGGGCGAGGCCTGCCTCAACCTGAACGTCTGGGCGCCGTGGCCACGGGCCGGGGGCGCGGAGCCGGGCGCCGGCAGGGAGCGGGGTGACCTCGCGAGCCCCCGCCGGGCTGTCATGGTCTGGATCCACGGAGGTTCCCTCGTCCACGGTTCCTCCGCGGTCCCCGTCTACGACGGCACCGCCTTCGCCCGGGACGGGGTGGTGCTCGTCTCGGTCAACTACCGGCTCGGCTTGGAGGGTTTCGGGGTGTTCCCCGACGCCCCGGCCAATCTCGGTCTCCGCGACCAGATCGCCGCGCTCGGCTGGGTCCGGGACAACATCGGGGCCTTCGGCGGGGACCCGGAGCGGGTGACGGTGTTCGGCGAGTCGGCGGGCGCGATCTCGATCGCCGCGCTGCTGGCCTCGCCACTCGCCGAGGGCCTGTTCCGGCGGGCGGTCGTGCAGAGCGGGGCGCCGATGGCCCTGCCGCTCGCCGAGGCCCGCCGGACCACCGAGGCGGTGGCCGCGCGGCTCAAGGTGCCGGCCACGGCGGAGGCCTTCGCGCGCGTGGACCGGGACCGGCTGCTGGCCGCGCAGACGGAGGTGACCGGCAAGGGGTCGCCGCTGTCCGGCGGGAAGTCCTTCCAGATCGCCGTCGACGGGGAGGTCGTCCCCCGCGACCCGGCGCGGGCGCTCGCGGGCGGGGCCTCCGCGGACGTGGATCTGCTGATGGGCACGACCACCGAGGAGTACCGGCTGTGGTTCGTGCCGAGCGGGGTCACGGACCGGGTGGGCCCCTGGGTCCAGCGGCTGCTGCTGTGGAAGGCGAAGGTGCCGTCGGGTACGGCCCGGGTGTACCGCGCGGGGCGTCCGCTGGAGAAGCCGGGCGAGGTGCTCGGCGCGCTGGCCACGGACAAGCTGCTGCGCATCCCGCTGAACCGGCTCGCGGACGCCCGGCTCCGTAGCGGCGCTCCCGGCGGAACGTATCTGTACGAGTTCGGCTGGCGCTCCCCCGTCCTGGACCTCGGCGCCTGTCACGCGCTCGAACTCGGCTTCGTCTTCGACACGCTCGGCCTGCCGGAGACGCGCGCCCTGACGGGCCCGGACGCGCCCGGGGAGCTGGCGTCGGCGATGCACGCGGCCTGGGTGGCGTTCGCCTCGACCGGCGACCCGGGCTGGCGCGGGTGGGACGCGGCGCGGCCGGTGATGACCTTCGGTCCGGGTCTTCCGTCCCTCGTGGAGGGGCCGCGGGAGGCCGAGAGGCTCGCCTGGGAGGTCTGA
- a CDS encoding CoA-binding protein — protein MSVDITTTGTGEPAGYSAAEAVRKILTSTGDTWAVVGLSSNTARAAYGVAAVLQRFGKRIVPVHPKAETVHGQRGYASLADIPFPVDVVDVFVNAEQAGAVADEAVAIGAKAVWFQLDVIDEAAFERTRAAGLDMVMDRCPAIELNSLG, from the coding sequence ATGAGCGTCGACATCACGACCACGGGGACCGGCGAGCCGGCCGGGTACTCCGCTGCGGAGGCGGTACGGAAGATCCTGACGTCCACGGGCGACACCTGGGCGGTGGTGGGCCTCTCGTCGAACACCGCGCGCGCGGCCTACGGCGTGGCGGCCGTCCTCCAGCGCTTCGGGAAGCGGATCGTGCCGGTCCACCCGAAGGCGGAGACGGTCCACGGCCAGCGGGGTTACGCGTCCCTCGCCGACATCCCGTTCCCGGTGGACGTCGTCGACGTGTTCGTGAACGCCGAGCAGGCGGGGGCGGTCGCCGACGAGGCGGTGGCGATCGGGGCCAAGGCGGTCTGGTTCCAGCTGGACGTCATCGACGAGGCCGCCTTCGAGCGCACTCGCGCGGCGGGCCTGGACATGGTCATGGACCGCTGCCCCGCGATCGAGCTTAATTCCCTAGGTTAG